Part of the Aquimarina sp. TRL1 genome, TTACATTATTAGTAATATTTAAGACAATTTAACAAGAAAAATTTAATAAAATTATGGTTTAACAGTAAGTTGCATTGTGCTCTTTCTATCAATGATTTACTAAATCAGTTCAAATTTCTTTTTTGGTATATTTTGTTTTTTCTCTTTTTATAAAAATTACATGTTTTTTAACAAAAAAAGCATGCGATATAAAATCACATGCTTTTCAAAAAATAAAAACAGTAAAAACAGTATTTACAAACTTTATTCTATCCCTTGTGCATCACTAATTACCCGATCGATAAATTCTGTATTGATATACAACATCACTGCCAAAGTATACAGTACTTTTACCTCAGAGTCATCAATAGCTCCATCTGCATAGGTTATAATCGATAAATCTCTCAAAATATTCAGTTTTTGCATTACTGACAGTACTACATCCAACTCTTTGGCAAGCGCTCCCAGCTCTCCTATCATTTCTTTTTCTTCCAACCCTTGTATGGTAAGCATACATTCTGCAAATATTGATGCATCGACAATACTACTCAATGCCTGAATTTCTGATTCTTCAATTGTTCCATCGGCATTAGCAATCAAATACCCTCCCAAAAACATAAATCGTTGTATTTTATGGGTATATTCTGCCCCTCCATTCAGGTGTTGGGGTTCCATCAGTGACATTACGCGTTTGATTTCGGATTCCATAGCTTCTCCTGTAATCTCTACTGTGCACGCATTGTTAAACTTTTTATATGTTTCGCTCTTATTAAAAAGTTCTAATGCTTTTATTCTAATTGGGCTAAAAGGATGGCTGGAATACCAATCTGAAGGATCGTGACCTGCATCATTTAACACACTTTCCAGGTCTACAAATTGCTGTAAATATTCACTTAACTGAAAATCTAACGAGTCTGTTGTAACTCCTGATGATAATTTAAAAAAAGTTCTTCCTGCTGCTTCAAAGCTTTGACAACACAGTAAACCTGCTCTATCTGCGCTTATTTCAGCATTTCTGTTCCACGCATATAATTTCATGGCATGAATAGGAGCTAATGTATCTCTCCCTTCTTCCAATATGTGTTTTACTGGGTACTTAAAGTGTTCAAAAAGAACATGCCCTATTTCATGTCCGACAACAAAACTCAATTCATCTTTTTGGAATCGTTCTAAGATCCCTGATGAAAGAATGATATACAGTGTGTTATCATCCGGTGGATAACAGGATGCATTAAAAACATCACTTTGGTAGACAAAAAACTCTATATTGTTTTTGAGTTTTAGTATTTCTTTGCAATGTGTCCCTATTTCATGTAACTGAGGAGCTAATGTTTTTGTCAATCTCAAACTGGATTTCAAAAGATGCCTTCTCGATTTAAATACTGGGTTATTACTTTCTATTGTTTCCAGTACTTTTTGAATCTGATTATCTTTTTGAAAAGCTAATACATACTCTTTATCTCCTTCATATACCAAATTATCTAATATCAATCCGCTCCTGGTATTTCCATATACCTTATCTTCTAAAGAAGTATCTACCTCTCCTCTTGCATTGATTTCTTCTATTTTTTCTTGATATAATGTTACTAACTGGCTTGTCTTCTTTTGGAAATCACTACTGCTGACACGAATTTTATCCATATCACCGGTCAACTGAGCTTCTTCCAATTCTTTCATCATTATTGTCTGCGCCTCAGAAATCGCTGTCTGATGTTCTTCTTCTAACTCCTGCAAGGTTGTTGATTGATATGCTGTCATTATACTGCTACTTTGTTATTTGTCAATTTTACTAACCTCCCTTTCAGGTCAAAAATCCCAAGAAGCTGATCGCCTTCTTTAGTTGCCACAATATTATTCCCTGTCAACTCCATAGAGTATCCTTTCTGCTCTAAATATGAATACAGTGCATGTTTATGAGAACAGGCTACTGCTGTAAGCATTTTCGTAAAATTAGCAGCCAGTAATGAAGGTTCTTTGAGTTCCTTTGCTTCTATTTCATCGGATTTAATCAATACATAGACATTTAGTCCTTTAAATTTTAACGGACAATAACAGCTCATCCCTATTAAGGAACTGGCAATGGCTCCGTAGAAATGTCCAGGATCTTCTTCTGTATCTATTTTAGGACTTACAAAATCTTCCACTCCGTACTTACTTCCTACGGAACGTAATTCGTGAACTGCTTCTAATAATACTTCTGGAATCCCGCTTTGTTGATTTCCCCATGCCCATAACCAGGATTTTTCTTTTTCTGAATATGTCCCCAACATTTGCATTGAAAATTCCTGTGTTCCAAATGTGACTGTTCCTTTTCCCATGTTAAAATCCCAGGATTGATCACTCACCATATCTGCGAATATGTTTTGCTGTTCAAAAGACCTTGCCACGCACTGATTATAAAGCACTTCTATATCCAGCTCTTCCAATACTTTTTCTTCGTCAGCTGCTTTTTTTTCTTCTTTTACTGAAGAACTTTCTATTACTTCTTCCAGACCGTTTTCTAATAGAAAAACAATTCTTTCGGTTCGATCTTCCACTTTATCTGCATTTAAAACCGGGCTATGATCAATTGTTAATACTCCTCCCTGAAAAGTAATCGCATGCGTTGGATTGTGCTTATTATCTTGATTAAGAATAGTTACTTTTTTCAAACCGGTCTGCAACATTTGCTGTCCCATATCATCACTGGCGATTTCTTTTAGCCCGTTTAATAGTGGTAAAAAATAGATCTTGGGAAATGTGTCATCATACAAGTGAGAGAATCGATCTTCACATAATGTATCCCAGGAAATATCAAATGAAATTTCAAATCCCGCAGTTTTATTTATTTCATTTTTTATGGTTTCGAAATGAGTTGTTCTAAATGCTTCAACAGCTCGTTTTTCTTTTAGTCCCATGGTATTTCTTTATTTTTTGTCACAACACTTCTAACAAATGCTCTTCTAGAGTTTTGGTTAAGTTTGATGGTGTTGCTTTTTGATAATTAATTTTTCCTAAAATTATATCCTGATCTTTGGATATATCTATTGACCCCGAGGTCAATTGCAGTTCTATTTTACGAATTGTACTCCAGGCTTCTTTTCCTAAAGTGTCCGATCGTATTTCGGCTATGGCACGACAAAAATGAACAACCCAATCTCTTATATTGAGCCGCTCTTCTACTGACTTTAACTCATCTGGTAAAGTGATTGTAAAATCGGGAATCCGTAATGATGCTATCATGCTCATCAGCCACCTTCTTAGTGCCAAAACTGTTATGGATGCTTTCTCATCCACTGGTCTGCTGATAGCCCCATCAGATAATATCACTGCCGCTTTTTTAGGTTGTAGCACTGAGACCATTGTTATCTCATAAAGAGAAAAATAACTCACTTTCTCTCTTTTATCCCTCATACAAATAAAGCTATCACTGCAATCAATAATAGTTCCTTCTATACACGCACCATTACGCAATAAAATCTCAATCAAACACTGTGGTGCTGTCCTAAATAATTCTTGTATTACCGAAGTGGGAGATTTCGCTTTGAATTGTCGCAGATATTCATTGTCCATTTCTATTGATGTATTCTATTTTAGATTAGAAAAGGAGACTTTTTTATAAAGAGTTTTCTATAACTTGCTGTAATACTGAGATCCGTTCTTCTACTTTATCTGCATTCAGTACAGGACTATGATCTACGGTTAATACTCCTTCTGAAATTGTATAAGCTCGTTCTGGGTTATGATGATCATTCTTGTTACAAATCACAATCTTATGGATTCCTTCTTTCAGGGCTTCTTTACCCAAATCATC contains:
- a CDS encoding M48 family metallopeptidase — protein: MTAYQSTTLQELEEEHQTAISEAQTIMMKELEEAQLTGDMDKIRVSSSDFQKKTSQLVTLYQEKIEEINARGEVDTSLEDKVYGNTRSGLILDNLVYEGDKEYVLAFQKDNQIQKVLETIESNNPVFKSRRHLLKSSLRLTKTLAPQLHEIGTHCKEILKLKNNIEFFVYQSDVFNASCYPPDDNTLYIILSSGILERFQKDELSFVVGHEIGHVLFEHFKYPVKHILEEGRDTLAPIHAMKLYAWNRNAEISADRAGLLCCQSFEAAGRTFFKLSSGVTTDSLDFQLSEYLQQFVDLESVLNDAGHDPSDWYSSHPFSPIRIKALELFNKSETYKKFNNACTVEITGEAMESEIKRVMSLMEPQHLNGGAEYTHKIQRFMFLGGYLIANADGTIEESEIQALSSIVDASIFAECMLTIQGLEEKEMIGELGALAKELDVVLSVMQKLNILRDLSIITYADGAIDDSEVKVLYTLAVMLYINTEFIDRVISDAQGIE
- a CDS encoding DUF6882 domain-containing protein yields the protein MGLKEKRAVEAFRTTHFETIKNEINKTAGFEISFDISWDTLCEDRFSHLYDDTFPKIYFLPLLNGLKEIASDDMGQQMLQTGLKKVTILNQDNKHNPTHAITFQGGVLTIDHSPVLNADKVEDRTERIVFLLENGLEEVIESSSVKEEKKAADEEKVLEELDIEVLYNQCVARSFEQQNIFADMVSDQSWDFNMGKGTVTFGTQEFSMQMLGTYSEKEKSWLWAWGNQQSGIPEVLLEAVHELRSVGSKYGVEDFVSPKIDTEEDPGHFYGAIASSLIGMSCYCPLKFKGLNVYVLIKSDEIEAKELKEPSLLAANFTKMLTAVACSHKHALYSYLEQKGYSMELTGNNIVATKEGDQLLGIFDLKGRLVKLTNNKVAV